A genome region from Hevea brasiliensis isolate MT/VB/25A 57/8 chromosome 9, ASM3005281v1, whole genome shotgun sequence includes the following:
- the LOC110647529 gene encoding PHD finger protein MALE MEIOCYTE DEATH 1, whose protein sequence is MSLPILETCRKRKRGPKLYNFHSFGDPGCPISPIGPFRDNIRLFLQECAEPEDYNVEGMPIWCTLLVIESNSIVVPLYIIEENVKFSPNPFCDHCRCTGWGDNLVSKRKYHVIIPIAGEWSKRLEEGAFELHTHILHGMIHCNGFGHLLCINGIEGGSKFLCGREIMDLWDRLCANLHARKISVEDVSKKRSMDLRLLYGVAYGHPWFGRWGYKFCRGSFGVTKHNYGRAIEILSAVELDQIIQDFKDSDQYEEMKQMIHYYRDLSETQLMTFKDLLRFMLTVKSCPCAQKKRSMAATASSSISKHLPRVTLQKKPLMKEKCTRYRKFSSLVGTLDSRWPTRRLEYAAEVIVNTLKEKKADKLSKGGMSRQDVRDAARLHIGDTGLLDYVLKSMNNVIVGTHIVRRAVNPTTKILEYSIDELDGGIRPVRVAEPEADVVPEPLPVLPLVPGADLYGDMAFLYAKVLMNYPEPEVMELASQAVLDSKHFVKEWPFEDDEDQLLRFICQAMPNIIDLEANMNRELPPGEIVMLPLHATVAELKQAAESALRDTYCILEKFVVTEIDRMEELEDWELLFGAVESGAELFMRGDGMDLNTELRYEGGPDNWKVRCECGAQDDDGERMVACDICEVWQHTRCNGIEDSGTVPPLFICTGCCESLGHSRGEPQEELDNSDDLLMIPANEYVAQFLE, encoded by the exons ATGTCTCTCCCAATTCTCGAAACGTGTAGGAAGAGAAAGAGAGGGCCAAAGCTCTACAATTTCCACAGTTTCGGAGACCCTGGTTGCCCAATAAGCCCCATAGGTCCTTTCCGCGATAATATTCGGCTTTTTCTTCAAGAATGTGCAGAGCCTGAGGATTACAATGTGGAGGGTATGCCCATTTGGTGCACTCTTCTCGTCATCGAGAGTAATAGCATTGTTGTCCCTCTTTACATCATTGAAGAAAATGTCAAGTTCTCCCCAAATCCCTTCTGTGATCACTGCAGATGCACCG GTTGGGGTGATAATCTCGTGTCTAAACGAAAGTATCATGTGATAATACCTATTGCTGGAGAGTGGAGCAAGCGATTGGAAGAGGGTGCTTTTGAGCTCCACACTCATATATTGCATGGCATGATTCATTGCAATGGTTTCGGCCATTTGCTCTGCATCAATGGCATAGAAGGAGGTTCTAAATTCCTCTGTGGCAGAGAAATCATGGATCTCTGGGATCGCCTATGTGCAAATCTACATGCTAG GAAAATCAGTGTCGAGGATGTTTCAAAGAAGAGGTCCATGGATCTTCGCCTACTGTATGGAGTTGCATATGGGCATCCATGGTTTGGCAGATGGGGGTACAAGTTTTGCCGCGGAAGCTTTGGTGTTACAAAGCATAACTATGGCAGAGCAATTGAAATTCTCAGCGCCGTGGAACTTGATCAAATCATTCAGGACTTCAAGGACTCGGACCAATATGAGGAGATGAAGCAGATGATTCATTACTATAGAGACTTGAGTGAAACCCAGTTGATGACATTCAAAGATCTTCTCAGGTTTATGCTCACTGTCAAATCCTGTCCTTGTGCACAGAAGAAACGAAGTATGGCTGCCACTGCTTCATCTTCCATTTCCAAGCATTTGCCCCGTGTGACCTTGCAGAAGAAGCCCCTGATGAAGGAAAAATGTACAAGATATAGAAAATTCAGTTCTTTAGTTGGTACTTTGGATAGTAGATGGCCTACAAGAAGGCTAGAATACGCAGCAGAGGTAATTGTGAATACTTTGAAGGAAAAGAAGGCTGATAAGTTGAGTAAGGGAGGGATGAGTCGGCAAGATGTGAGAGATGCTGCCCGGTTGCACATTGGTGATACTGGTTTGCTTGATTATGTACTGAAATCAATGAATAATGTGATTGTTGGAACTCATATTGTCCGCCGTGCAGTGAATCCCACAACAAAGATTTTGGAATACTCAATTGATGAGCTTGACGGTGGGATTAGGCCTGTCAGGGTCGCTGAACCAGAAGCAGATGTGGTTCCTGAGCCCCTTCCAGTACTGCCTCTAGTTCCAGGAGCTGATTTGTATGGTGATATGGCTTTTTTGTACGCAAAAGTTCTGATGAATTACCCTGAACCAGAAGTGATGGAATTGGCAAGTCAGGCAGTTCTGGACAGCAAGCACTTTGTGAAGGAGTGGCCATTTGAGGATGATGAGGACCAGCTATTGAGGTTCATATGCCAAGCGATGCCAAATATTATTGATCTTGAAGCTAATATGAATAGAGAATTACCTCCTGGGGAGATTGTCATGCTTCCATTGCACGCCACAGTGGCAGAACTCAAGCAAGCAGCTGAGAGTGCACTGAGAGATACTTACTGTATTCTGGAGAAATTTGTAGTGACGGAGATAGATCGCATGGAAGAACTTGAGGACTGGGAGCTGCTATTTGGAGCTGTTGAATCTGGTGCAGAACTTTTTATGAGGGGGGATGGCATGGATTTAAACACTGAATTGAGGTATGAAGGTGGGCCTGACAATTGGAAGGTACGATGTGAATGTGGGGCTCAAGACGATGATGGAGAGAGAATGGTTGCATGCGATATCTGTGAAGTGTGGCAGCACACTCGCTGCAATGGCATTGAGGACTCTGGGACTGTGCCTCCGCTTTTCATCTGTACAGGATGCTGTGAGTCTCTTGGGCACTCAAGAGGTGAACCTCAAGAAGAACTTGATAATTCTGATGATTTGTTGATGATTCCAGCTAACGAATACGTAGCACAATTCCTAGAATGA
- the LOC110647523 gene encoding protein RGF1 INDUCIBLE TRANSCRIPTION FACTOR 1-like produces the protein MATQSSSKEMDHQVEQAQTILRKNKKPVEWLEHFLKRNFFESCTTHPIRRNETNRYCINCNLSACQYCMSSANHRHHKILKIYRHVYKDVVSLAAMEKYIDCSHIQPYKCNKRLVISLNPLPHCGPLSNNGVCDVCKRRLAEPEFYKYCSISCKVTAFGRKSSESDPPFLSIQIPTNIGRNKESKTEKQKRKRKGIPCRAPFF, from the exons ATGGCGACCCAATCTTCCTCCAAAGAAATGGATcatcag GTAGAACAAGCACAGACAATCCTAAGGAAGAACAAGAAACCAGTAGAGTGGCTTGAACATTTTCTGAAGAGAAATTTCTTTGAATCTTGTACAACTCATCCAATTCGTAGAAATGAGACGAATAGATATTGCATAAATTGCAATTTATCTGCTTGTCAGTATTGCATGTCTTCTGCTAATCATAGGCATCATAAAATCCTAAAAATATATAGGCATGTCTACAAGGATGTTGTCTCCCTTGCTGCAATGGAAAAGTACATTGACTGTTCTCACATTCAG CCATATAAGTGCAACAAGCGCTTGGTTATCTCTCTGAATCCTCTCCCACACTGCGGTCCGCTATCAAATAACGGAGTTTGTGATGTCTGCAAGAGAAGATTGGCTGAGCCCGAATTCTACAAATACTGCTCTATTTCTTGCAAG GTTACAGCATTTGGAAGGAAGTCGAGCGAGTCCGATCCTCCCTTTCTCTCAATCCAAATTCCAACCAACATAGGAAGAAACAAAGAGTCAAAAACTGAGAAACAAAAGCGAAAAAGGAAGGGAATACCTTGCAGGGCTCCCTTCTTCTAA